The Candidatus Rokuibacteriota bacterium genome window below encodes:
- a CDS encoding Rrf2 family transcriptional regulator, with translation MRLSRESEYGLEGLRVLANRPPGTVMLLQEIAEAGDLPARFLAKIFLKLRRQHLVRSHRGLVRGYSLMRPAKSVTMREIIEAIEGPGLFERCAFWPSRCDPQHPCLVHRQWGEKLRPTLKEILEGITLAQVAATTPRRSPRASRLTARRR, from the coding sequence ATGCGACTCAGCCGAGAGAGTGAATACGGGTTGGAAGGACTGCGGGTCCTGGCCAACCGGCCGCCCGGCACCGTGATGCTCCTTCAGGAGATTGCCGAAGCCGGAGATCTCCCCGCGCGCTTCCTTGCCAAGATCTTTCTGAAGCTTCGCCGGCAACACCTGGTCCGCTCTCATCGCGGGCTGGTTCGGGGCTACTCGCTCATGCGGCCGGCGAAAAGCGTCACGATGCGCGAGATCATCGAGGCAATCGAGGGCCCGGGCCTGTTCGAGCGATGCGCGTTCTGGCCCTCGCGGTGCGACCCGCAGCATCCGTGCCTCGTCCACCGCCAGTGGGGCGAGAAGCTGCGACCGACGCTCAAGGAGATCCTGGAGGGCATCACGCTCGCGCAGGTCGCCGCGACGACGCCCCGACGGAGTCCCCGGGCCTCGAGGCTCACGGCCCGACGGCGCTAG
- a CDS encoding cytochrome c: MAFGQQVEQGRGLFQEKCTACHTIGQGDRVGPDLAGVTSRRDRAWLTRWISAPDRVLAEKDPIATELLAKYRSVPMPNQGLTGEQSAALVAYLEAAPAGGGPGGARAGAAPLVAGNPAVGKELFMGTRRLQAGGPPCMACHSIAGIGALGGGALGPDLTLALSKYGGDAGLASVLAAIPFPTMSPIFGRRPLTVEEQAHLRTFMAQAAVIERSPAAVGQLTVLAIAGAAVLAGIVHLSWRRRLTGVRRRMVEGTRPARRATPLTNR, encoded by the coding sequence GTGGCATTCGGACAGCAGGTGGAGCAGGGCCGGGGGCTGTTCCAGGAGAAATGCACCGCCTGCCACACGATCGGCCAGGGTGACCGAGTCGGCCCCGACCTGGCCGGCGTGACCTCCCGCCGCGACCGTGCCTGGCTGACGCGCTGGATCTCGGCCCCGGACAGGGTGCTCGCGGAGAAGGACCCGATCGCCACGGAGCTCCTCGCGAAGTACAGGAGCGTGCCGATGCCCAATCAGGGGCTCACCGGCGAGCAGTCGGCGGCGCTCGTCGCCTACCTGGAGGCCGCGCCCGCCGGCGGGGGCCCGGGAGGCGCGCGGGCGGGCGCGGCCCCGCTGGTAGCGGGAAATCCCGCGGTTGGCAAGGAGCTGTTCATGGGCACCCGCCGGCTCCAGGCCGGTGGCCCCCCGTGCATGGCCTGCCACAGCATCGCCGGGATCGGGGCGCTCGGCGGCGGGGCCCTCGGCCCGGACCTGACGCTCGCCCTCTCGAAGTACGGTGGCGACGCGGGTCTGGCCTCCGTCCTGGCGGCCATCCCCTTCCCGACGATGAGTCCCATCTTCGGGCGCCGCCCGCTCACCGTCGAGGAGCAGGCACACCTGCGAACGTTCATGGCGCAGGCGGCGGTCATCGAGCGCTCCCCGGCGGCGGTGGGCCAGCTGACGGTGCTGGCGATTGCGGGAGCCGCCGTGCTCGCCGGCATCGTGCACCTGTCCTGGCGCCGACGCCTCACGGGCGTGCGGCGGCGCATGGTCGAAGGGACGCGGCCGGCGCGCCGGGCGACCCCGTTGACGAATCGGTGA